In Micropterus dolomieu isolate WLL.071019.BEF.003 ecotype Adirondacks linkage group LG17, ASM2129224v1, whole genome shotgun sequence, one genomic interval encodes:
- the bace2 gene encoding beta-secretase 2 isoform X2: MAHTTSFSTWAFALSLCFSVSECYFSIPLKIYTGKYNLSSDVDLTPLRRVALTSDANGLSLASDPTGTVSFLDMVNNLEGDSGRGYYIELSIGTPGQKLNILVDTGSSNFAVAAAPHPFITHYFNTELSSTYESVGRTVAVRYTQGNWEGELGIDRVSIPKGPNGTIITNIAAILSSDSFFLPGINWQGILGLAYPMLARPDMSVEPFFNSLVQQMGIPDIFSLQMCGAGLSASSTADPAGGSLIMGGVEPTLYRGSVWYTPIVEEWYYQVEILKLEVGDQNLELDCREYNMDKAIVDSGTTLLRLPVNVFNAVVEAIKHSSLIQDFSSGFWDGTKLACWMKGETPWKFFPKLSIYLRATNNSQSFRITILPQLYIQLIADVDGTLDCFRFGVSSSANGLVIGATVMEGFYVMFDRAQQRLGFALSSCAVSGEVALSEIAGPFSAADVASNCSGGTVKEPFMWVIAYSLMAVCALVLIILFLLLVLPCRSRDSSGEITDESSLVRHRIK, from the exons ATGGCACACACTACTTCTTTTTCGACATGGGCATTTGCATTAAGTTTATGCTTCAGCGTGTCCGAGTGTTACTTTTCCATACCACTCAAAATATACACAGGGAAATACAATTTATCCTCGGATGTGGATTTGACTCCTCTCCGGCGAGTCGCGTTAACGTCTGATGCTAACGGCCTCTCTTTGGCCTCTGATCCGACTGGGACAGTGAGCTTCCTGGACATGGTGAACAACTTAGAAGGGGACTCTGGAAGAGGCTACTACATAGAACTGTCCATTGGTACACCTGGCCAAAAg CTAAACATCCTGGTGGATACAGGCAGCAGCAACTTTGCCGTGGCTGCTGCTCCACACCCATTCATTACTCACTACTTCAACACTGAACT CTCCAGTACTTACGAGTCAGTCGGCCGGACAGTGGCTGTTAGGTACACCCAGGGTAACTGGGAAGGTGAACTGGGCATTGATCGTGTTTCCATCCCCAAAGGCCCAAATGGGACCATCATCACCAACATAGCTGCCATCCTGTCATCTGACAGCTTCTTCCTCCCTGGGATCAACTGGCAGGGAATCCTGGGACTGGCCTATCCCATGTTGGCACGG CCCGACATGTCTGTGGAGCCCTTCTTCAATTCTTTGGTGCAACAAATGGGAATTCCTGACATCTTTTCCCTCCAGATGTGTGGCGCTGGACTGTCAGCCAGCAGCACAGCAGACCCAGCGGGAGGCAGTCTT ATCATGGGAGGGGTTGAACCAACGCTGTACCGGGGGTCAGTGTGGTACACCCCTATAGTAGAGGAGTGGTACTACCAAGTGGAGATTTTGAAGTTGGAGGTTGGAGACCAGAATCTGGAACTGGACTGCAGAGAG TATAACATGGATAAAGCTATAGTTGACAGTGGGACGACACTGCTGCGTCTTCCTGTCAACGTCTTCAATGCGGTGGTAGAAGCCATCAAACACAGCTCTCTG ATCCAGGATTTTTCTTCAGGGTTCTGGGATGGCACAAAGCTTGCATGCTGGATGAAGGGAGAGACCCCCTGGAAGTTTTTCCCCAAGCTGTCCATCTACCTAAGGGCCACAAACAACAGCCAGTCCTTCCGCATCACCATCCTGCCTCAG CTGTATATCCAGCTAATCGCAGACGTGGATGGCACGTTAGACTGCTTCCGTTTTGGAGTGTCTTCATCAGCTAACGGCCTGGTGATCGGCGCCACTGTTATGGAAGGCTTCTACGTGATGTTCGACCGCGCTCAGCAGAGACTGGGCTTCGCACTCAGCAGCTGTGCCG TGAGCGGTGAAGTGGCTCTGTCAGAGATCGCAGGGCCCTTCTCGGCAGCAGACGTGGCGTCCAACTGCTCGGGCGGGACGGTGAAGGAGCCTTTTATGTGGGTGATCGCCTACTCCCTGATGGCAGTCTGTGCCTTGGTGCTCATCATCCTGTTTCTTCTGCTGGTCCTACCCTGCCGAAGCAGAGACAGCTCCGGGGAGATTACCGACGAGTCCTCGCTGGTCCGGCACCGCATCAAGTGA
- the bace2 gene encoding beta-secretase 2 isoform X1: MAHTTSFSTWAFALSLCFSVSECYFSIPLKIYTGKYNLSSDVDLTPLRRVALTSDANGLSLASDPTGTVSFLDMVNNLEGDSGRGYYIELSIGTPGQKLNILVDTGSSNFAVAAAPHPFITHYFNTELSSTYESVGRTVAVRYTQGNWEGELGIDRVSIPKGPNGTIITNIAAILSSDSFFLPGINWQGILGLAYPMLARPDMSVEPFFNSLVQQMGIPDIFSLQMCGAGLSASSTADPAGGSLIMGGVEPTLYRGSVWYTPIVEEWYYQVEILKLEVGDQNLELDCREEPVELRNCTSLCLPFFQYNMDKAIVDSGTTLLRLPVNVFNAVVEAIKHSSLIQDFSSGFWDGTKLACWMKGETPWKFFPKLSIYLRATNNSQSFRITILPQLYIQLIADVDGTLDCFRFGVSSSANGLVIGATVMEGFYVMFDRAQQRLGFALSSCAVSGEVALSEIAGPFSAADVASNCSGGTVKEPFMWVIAYSLMAVCALVLIILFLLLVLPCRSRDSSGEITDESSLVRHRIK; this comes from the exons ATGGCACACACTACTTCTTTTTCGACATGGGCATTTGCATTAAGTTTATGCTTCAGCGTGTCCGAGTGTTACTTTTCCATACCACTCAAAATATACACAGGGAAATACAATTTATCCTCGGATGTGGATTTGACTCCTCTCCGGCGAGTCGCGTTAACGTCTGATGCTAACGGCCTCTCTTTGGCCTCTGATCCGACTGGGACAGTGAGCTTCCTGGACATGGTGAACAACTTAGAAGGGGACTCTGGAAGAGGCTACTACATAGAACTGTCCATTGGTACACCTGGCCAAAAg CTAAACATCCTGGTGGATACAGGCAGCAGCAACTTTGCCGTGGCTGCTGCTCCACACCCATTCATTACTCACTACTTCAACACTGAACT CTCCAGTACTTACGAGTCAGTCGGCCGGACAGTGGCTGTTAGGTACACCCAGGGTAACTGGGAAGGTGAACTGGGCATTGATCGTGTTTCCATCCCCAAAGGCCCAAATGGGACCATCATCACCAACATAGCTGCCATCCTGTCATCTGACAGCTTCTTCCTCCCTGGGATCAACTGGCAGGGAATCCTGGGACTGGCCTATCCCATGTTGGCACGG CCCGACATGTCTGTGGAGCCCTTCTTCAATTCTTTGGTGCAACAAATGGGAATTCCTGACATCTTTTCCCTCCAGATGTGTGGCGCTGGACTGTCAGCCAGCAGCACAGCAGACCCAGCGGGAGGCAGTCTT ATCATGGGAGGGGTTGAACCAACGCTGTACCGGGGGTCAGTGTGGTACACCCCTATAGTAGAGGAGTGGTACTACCAAGTGGAGATTTTGAAGTTGGAGGTTGGAGACCAGAATCTGGAACTGGACTGCAGAGAG GAGCCAGTTGAACTGAGAAACTGCACTTCACTCTGTCTCCCTTTCTTTCAGTATAACATGGATAAAGCTATAGTTGACAGTGGGACGACACTGCTGCGTCTTCCTGTCAACGTCTTCAATGCGGTGGTAGAAGCCATCAAACACAGCTCTCTG ATCCAGGATTTTTCTTCAGGGTTCTGGGATGGCACAAAGCTTGCATGCTGGATGAAGGGAGAGACCCCCTGGAAGTTTTTCCCCAAGCTGTCCATCTACCTAAGGGCCACAAACAACAGCCAGTCCTTCCGCATCACCATCCTGCCTCAG CTGTATATCCAGCTAATCGCAGACGTGGATGGCACGTTAGACTGCTTCCGTTTTGGAGTGTCTTCATCAGCTAACGGCCTGGTGATCGGCGCCACTGTTATGGAAGGCTTCTACGTGATGTTCGACCGCGCTCAGCAGAGACTGGGCTTCGCACTCAGCAGCTGTGCCG TGAGCGGTGAAGTGGCTCTGTCAGAGATCGCAGGGCCCTTCTCGGCAGCAGACGTGGCGTCCAACTGCTCGGGCGGGACGGTGAAGGAGCCTTTTATGTGGGTGATCGCCTACTCCCTGATGGCAGTCTGTGCCTTGGTGCTCATCATCCTGTTTCTTCTGCTGGTCCTACCCTGCCGAAGCAGAGACAGCTCCGGGGAGATTACCGACGAGTCCTCGCTGGTCCGGCACCGCATCAAGTGA